One window from the genome of Salvia splendens isolate huo1 chromosome 9, SspV2, whole genome shotgun sequence encodes:
- the LOC121749679 gene encoding myb family transcription factor PHL5-like isoform X2 — translation MKKIHHNYGYPSEFVSQFPDYCPQNLHSQMGLPNQPTHHNSWHENSSGTIIGRIGSPAAAFCATEIAMGLSQYDLPESCSQQSKNPHPANGLFQESPARNEADYHMIRSGGFYRNHLLNTISEREQILHLKNKLLGDLDDSNRRSPPAPFDSNHDLQVSRNNLYTTHPAQLKQLGRPPTPINSSSSSPSSNKTRIRWTQDLHDRFVECVNRLGGPDKATPKQVLKLMDTEGLTIFHVKSHLQKYRNAKYSPEPVEANGKTEKKTNSNNATEIDIQTGLQLKEALQMQLDVQRRLHEQLERNLQLRIEEQNKQLKMMFDQQQKTTQNLTETKCVMNHNSAVDSDPEILILDGSDDDMVFPSKIS, via the exons ATGAAGAAAATACACCACAACTATGGCTATCCTAGTGAGTTTGTCTCACAATTTCCTGACTATTGCCCTCAAAATCTCCACTCTCAAATGGGACTCCCAAACCAACCCACACACCACAACTCGTGGCACGAAAACTCATCTGGCACGATCATAGGCCGGATCGGATCACCGGCTGCTGCTTTCTGTGCAACTGAGATTGCTATGGGCTTATCTCAGTATGATCTCCCAGAGAGCTGCTCCCAGCAATCCAAGAACCCTCACCCCGCAAACGGCCTTTTTCAAGAATCACCGGCTAGAAACGAAGCAGATTACCATATGATCAGAAGTGGTGGATTTTATAGAAATCACCTGCTCAACACTATATCTGAGAGGGAACAGATACTTCACCTCAAAAACAAGCTACTCGGTGATCTCGATGATTCAAACAGGCGAAGCCCTCCCGCTCCATTCGACTCAAATCATGATCTTCAA GTATCACGTAATAATCTATACACAACTCATCCGGCGCAATTAAAGCAGCTCGGGAGGCCTCCCACGCCGATAAACAGCAGCTCGTCATCGCCCTCATCAAACAAGACGCGAATAAGGTGGACGCAAGATCTGCATGACCGGTTTGTTGAGTGTGTGAATCGCCTTGGTGGCCCCGACA AAGCAACACCGAAACAAGTACTGAAGTTGATGGACACTGAAGGGCTCACCATTTTTCATGTGAAGAGTCATTTGCAG AAATATAGAAACGCCAAATACTCACCGGAACCTGTGGAAG CAAATGGGAAAACAGAGAAGAAGACTAATAGCAATAACGCAACAGAAATAGATATCCAAAC TGGGCTGCAGCTCAAGGAGGCACTGCAGATGCAGCTGGACGTTCAGAGGCGTCTCCACGAGCAACTAGAG AGGAACTTGCAGCTGAGGATTGAAGAACAGAACAAACAGCTGAAGATGATGTTCGATCAGCAACAAAAGACGACGCAAAATCTCACAGAAACAAAATGTGTGATGAATCATAATAGCGCGGTAGATTCAGATCCTGAGATCCTTATCTTAGATGGTTCTGATGATGATATGGTCTTCCCATCCAAGATAAGCTAG
- the LOC121749679 gene encoding myb family transcription factor PHL5-like isoform X1 — MKKIHHNYGYPSEFVSQFPDYCPQNLHSQMGLPNQPTHHNSWHENSSGTIIGRIGSPAAAFCATEIAMGLSQYDLPESCSQQSKNPHPANGLFQESPARNEADYHMIRSGGFYRNHLLNTISEREQILHLKNKLLGDLDDSNRRSPPAPFDSNHDLQVSRNNLYTTHPAQLKQLGRPPTPINSSSSSPSSNKTRIRWTQDLHDRFVECVNRLGGPDKATPKQVLKLMDTEGLTIFHVKSHLQKYRNAKYSPEPVEANGKTEKKTNSNNATEIDIQTGLQLKEALQMQLDVQRRLHEQLEIQRNLQLRIEEQNKQLKMMFDQQQKTTQNLTETKCVMNHNSAVDSDPEILILDGSDDDMVFPSKIS; from the exons ATGAAGAAAATACACCACAACTATGGCTATCCTAGTGAGTTTGTCTCACAATTTCCTGACTATTGCCCTCAAAATCTCCACTCTCAAATGGGACTCCCAAACCAACCCACACACCACAACTCGTGGCACGAAAACTCATCTGGCACGATCATAGGCCGGATCGGATCACCGGCTGCTGCTTTCTGTGCAACTGAGATTGCTATGGGCTTATCTCAGTATGATCTCCCAGAGAGCTGCTCCCAGCAATCCAAGAACCCTCACCCCGCAAACGGCCTTTTTCAAGAATCACCGGCTAGAAACGAAGCAGATTACCATATGATCAGAAGTGGTGGATTTTATAGAAATCACCTGCTCAACACTATATCTGAGAGGGAACAGATACTTCACCTCAAAAACAAGCTACTCGGTGATCTCGATGATTCAAACAGGCGAAGCCCTCCCGCTCCATTCGACTCAAATCATGATCTTCAA GTATCACGTAATAATCTATACACAACTCATCCGGCGCAATTAAAGCAGCTCGGGAGGCCTCCCACGCCGATAAACAGCAGCTCGTCATCGCCCTCATCAAACAAGACGCGAATAAGGTGGACGCAAGATCTGCATGACCGGTTTGTTGAGTGTGTGAATCGCCTTGGTGGCCCCGACA AAGCAACACCGAAACAAGTACTGAAGTTGATGGACACTGAAGGGCTCACCATTTTTCATGTGAAGAGTCATTTGCAG AAATATAGAAACGCCAAATACTCACCGGAACCTGTGGAAG CAAATGGGAAAACAGAGAAGAAGACTAATAGCAATAACGCAACAGAAATAGATATCCAAAC TGGGCTGCAGCTCAAGGAGGCACTGCAGATGCAGCTGGACGTTCAGAGGCGTCTCCACGAGCAACTAGAG ATACAGAGGAACTTGCAGCTGAGGATTGAAGAACAGAACAAACAGCTGAAGATGATGTTCGATCAGCAACAAAAGACGACGCAAAATCTCACAGAAACAAAATGTGTGATGAATCATAATAGCGCGGTAGATTCAGATCCTGAGATCCTTATCTTAGATGGTTCTGATGATGATATGGTCTTCCCATCCAAGATAAGCTAG